One Alphaproteobacteria bacterium genomic region harbors:
- the cmk gene encoding (d)CMP kinase: MIIAVDGPAGAGKGTISEYLAMKFDLMYLDTGLLFRALAKAVLKEGINPTHREAVARIARTIQVSDIDDPDLRGEDIAAVASQVAVIEEVRQVLTDLQRQFCRSVKAPYKGAILDGRDIGTVICPDATCKLFVTARPEIRNKRRLLETQMSSDATKEVESVISQKIAERDSRDSTRKIAPLTPAPDAIIIDTSDLTIDEACTKAALYVAECCMKIEER, from the coding sequence ATGATTATTGCCGTAGATGGTCCTGCAGGGGCAGGTAAGGGTACCATTTCTGAATATTTAGCCATGAAATTTGACCTGATGTATTTAGATACAGGGTTGCTCTTCCGCGCTCTGGCTAAAGCAGTTCTTAAAGAAGGAATTAATCCGACCCATCGAGAAGCTGTTGCTCGTATTGCCCGGACGATACAAGTGAGTGACATCGATGATCCAGATTTGCGGGGGGAAGACATTGCTGCCGTTGCCTCGCAAGTAGCCGTGATAGAGGAAGTCAGGCAAGTCCTGACAGACCTTCAAAGACAATTTTGCCGTTCTGTCAAAGCTCCCTATAAAGGAGCTATTTTAGACGGGCGTGATATTGGAACGGTAATTTGCCCTGATGCCACCTGTAAACTGTTTGTAACCGCCCGTCCTGAGATCCGCAATAAGCGCCGGCTTTTAGAGACACAAATGAGTTCAGACGCGACCAAAGAGGTAGAATCGGTCATTTCTCAAAAGATCGCTGAACGCGACAGCCGTGATTCAACAAGGAAAATTGCCCCTTTGACACCGGCTCCAGATGCCATTATAATTGATACATCAGACTTGACAATTGATGAAGCATGTACTAAAGCGGCATTATATGTTGCTGAATGTTGCATGAAAATTGAAGAGCGATAG
- the rpsA gene encoding 30S ribosomal protein S1: MTKTSSKDNTSNIPSSTEDFATLLEDSLSGKTSFEGSVVKGLIVGIHNDIAIIDVGLKSEGRVPMKEFTGHGRTVELRIGDTVDVYVERMEDKNGEALLSVEKARREAVWGELDKSYQDGILVNGVIFGKVKGGFAVDLDGAVAFLPGSQVDIRPIRDITPLMNIVQPFKLLKMDKARSNIVVSRRSVLEETRAEARTELVSNLSEGQILTGAVKNITDYGAFIDLGGVDGLLHVTDISWRRINHPSDILKVGENIQVQVIRFNKENQRISLGMKQLEEDPWKGVEERYVIGGRRKGIVTNVTDYGAFIELEPAVEGLIYVTEMSWTKKNIHPGKILSTSQEVEVQVLDVDMNKRRISLGLKQCQENPWQKFKDTHPIGDILEGEVKNITEFGLFVGVAHDLDGMVHLTDLSWSKSGEEALSEYKKGQMIKVKVLDIDAEKERISLGVKQLEKDSFATSSTGLKKGDIVTGTISAVLDKGIEVDLEGGLVGSIRKADLSRDRDWQRPDRFAVGEKVDAKIASIDRATRKVIMSIKAREIDEEKQVMSEFGSSDSGASLGDILGAAMSKAKAKAKEADSAPKKAEAAPKKAAKAPSNDEAPKEKAAAKKAPAEKKPAAKKAAPKK; encoded by the coding sequence ATGACAAAAACATCATCCAAAGACAACACATCAAACATCCCCTCCTCTACCGAAGATTTTGCAACCCTCCTTGAAGATTCCTTATCAGGCAAGACGAGCTTTGAGGGAAGCGTTGTAAAGGGCCTTATTGTTGGAATTCACAATGACATTGCTATTATTGACGTCGGTTTAAAGTCCGAAGGTCGCGTGCCCATGAAGGAATTCACAGGCCATGGCCGGACCGTGGAGCTTCGCATTGGAGACACTGTTGATGTGTATGTTGAACGCATGGAAGACAAAAATGGGGAAGCCCTCTTAAGCGTTGAGAAAGCGCGTCGTGAAGCAGTTTGGGGTGAACTCGATAAATCCTACCAAGATGGTATTCTTGTAAATGGTGTTATCTTTGGAAAGGTTAAGGGAGGTTTCGCTGTTGATTTGGATGGCGCTGTTGCCTTCTTGCCTGGCAGCCAAGTTGATATCCGACCCATTCGCGATATCACGCCCTTGATGAATATCGTTCAACCGTTCAAACTTTTAAAAATGGATAAGGCGCGCAGCAACATCGTTGTTTCTCGCCGTTCTGTGCTTGAGGAAACAAGAGCTGAAGCCCGCACTGAGTTGGTTTCAAACTTATCCGAAGGTCAGATCCTAACAGGAGCTGTGAAGAATATTACGGACTATGGTGCCTTTATCGATCTCGGGGGCGTTGATGGCTTACTTCACGTAACAGACATATCCTGGCGTCGTATTAATCACCCAAGCGACATTTTAAAGGTTGGCGAGAACATTCAAGTTCAAGTCATTCGCTTTAACAAGGAAAATCAACGCATTTCGTTGGGTATGAAGCAGCTGGAAGAAGATCCATGGAAGGGTGTTGAAGAACGCTACGTCATCGGCGGCCGCCGCAAGGGTATTGTTACAAATGTAACTGACTATGGGGCATTCATTGAACTAGAACCCGCTGTTGAAGGACTTATTTACGTAACAGAAATGAGCTGGACAAAGAAGAATATTCATCCAGGCAAGATTCTTTCAACAAGCCAAGAAGTTGAAGTCCAAGTCTTGGATGTAGATATGAATAAACGCCGTATTAGCCTTGGTTTGAAACAATGCCAAGAAAATCCATGGCAGAAATTCAAAGATACACATCCAATCGGGGACATCTTAGAAGGTGAAGTTAAGAATATTACGGAATTTGGTTTATTCGTTGGTGTCGCCCATGATCTCGACGGCATGGTTCACTTAACCGATTTGTCTTGGTCTAAATCTGGCGAAGAAGCCTTATCTGAATACAAGAAAGGTCAAATGATCAAGGTAAAGGTTCTTGATATTGATGCGGAAAAAGAGCGTATCAGCCTTGGCGTGAAACAACTTGAGAAGGATTCCTTTGCCACAAGCTCGACAGGGCTCAAAAAAGGGGATATCGTAACGGGCACCATTTCAGCCGTTCTTGACAAGGGAATTGAAGTTGATCTCGAAGGTGGCCTTGTTGGCTCAATCCGAAAAGCTGACTTGTCCCGTGATCGCGACTGGCAACGTCCAGATCGATTTGCTGTCGGTGAGAAAGTTGATGCTAAAATAGCCTCCATTGATCGCGCAACACGCAAGGTTATTATGTCCATTAAAGCCAGAGAAATTGACGAAGAAAAGCAAGTCATGTCTGAGTTTGGCTCTTCTGATAGCGGTGCAAGTCTCGGAGACATCTTGGGCGCGGCAATGAGCAAAGCAAAAGCAAAAGCCAAAGAGGCTGACTCAGCTCCTAAGAAGGCTGAAGCAGCTCCTAAAAAGGCGGCAAAAGCACCATCAAACGATGAAGCCCCCAAAGAAAAAGCAGCAGCAAAGAAAGCTCCTGCAGAGAAAAAGCCTGCCGCAAAAAAGGCTGCTCCTAAAAAATAA
- a CDS encoding CDP-alcohol phosphatidyltransferase family protein codes for MLDPYLRKLIDPHMKTAGKYLAELGIAPNTMTLLGFGFGLLAMGAIVQHQYTIAACLIALNRLLDGLDGAIARITAPSDFGGVLDIVCDFIIYSGIVFAFGISAPESLFYATYLIFSFIGPITTFLTYAIIAAKRQVHSTKRGIKSFYHLGGLCEGTETTTVLLLICLIPETFEWACIIYGGLCWITTFGRLYRSWVDFEEIHLPLAEPLIKNRQ; via the coding sequence ATGCTCGACCCGTACCTTAGAAAACTCATCGATCCCCATATGAAGACTGCTGGCAAATACCTTGCAGAACTTGGCATCGCTCCCAACACGATGACGCTCCTTGGCTTTGGCTTCGGTCTCTTGGCTATGGGAGCCATTGTGCAACATCAGTACACAATTGCAGCATGTTTGATTGCTCTCAATCGACTCCTTGATGGCTTGGACGGGGCCATTGCCCGAATCACCGCACCCAGTGATTTTGGAGGTGTATTGGACATCGTTTGTGACTTTATCATTTATTCCGGTATCGTCTTTGCTTTTGGTATAAGCGCCCCTGAGAGCCTGTTTTATGCAACCTATCTTATATTTAGTTTTATTGGTCCTATAACAACGTTTCTAACCTACGCTATCATTGCTGCAAAGAGACAGGTTCATTCAACCAAACGCGGCATAAAGTCATTTTATCACTTAGGTGGCCTTTGTGAAGGTACGGAGACCACCACTGTCCTGTTGTTGATATGCCTTATCCCTGAAACCTTTGAGTGGGCTTGCATCATCTATGGTGGATTGTGCTGGATTACAACCTTTGGACGTCTTTATCGATCCTGGGTTGATTTTGAAGAGATTCACTTACCGCTTGCTGAGCCTCTTATAAAGAATCGGCAGTAA
- a CDS encoding TVP38/TMEM64 family protein, whose product MKKIKRYLPLLIIVGCALVVWAFGLHQYLSLEQLRLHHLELNAYISLYPIRALALYMGIYIAVVGLSIPGATLMTLCGGYLFGQILGTALVVISATIGATILFVSAKMASQDLLLKRAGLWLKKMKAGFQKDAFYYLLTLRLIPIFPFVAINLVAAFFQMKLKEFVIATFFGIIPGSFIYVSIGNALKEVISTSQLTPQIVIQPKVLLALGGLGVLSLLPILYKRLSKR is encoded by the coding sequence ATGAAGAAGATAAAGAGATATCTGCCTCTTCTCATTATCGTAGGATGTGCCCTTGTTGTCTGGGCATTTGGGCTTCATCAATATTTGAGCCTAGAGCAGCTTCGACTCCACCATCTTGAGCTCAATGCCTATATTTCTCTTTATCCCATAAGGGCTCTTGCTCTTTATATGGGAATTTATATTGCCGTTGTCGGGCTTTCCATTCCCGGGGCTACCTTAATGACACTTTGTGGGGGATATTTATTCGGACAGATTTTGGGCACAGCGTTGGTTGTGATATCGGCAACAATCGGGGCAACTATTTTGTTCGTCAGTGCAAAGATGGCTTCTCAAGATTTGCTTCTTAAGAGAGCTGGACTGTGGTTAAAGAAAATGAAGGCGGGGTTTCAAAAAGATGCCTTTTACTATTTGTTAACGTTGCGACTGATCCCCATTTTTCCATTTGTGGCCATTAACCTCGTTGCTGCTTTTTTTCAAATGAAGCTGAAAGAATTCGTGATCGCAACTTTCTTTGGGATTATACCGGGATCGTTCATTTATGTATCCATTGGGAATGCGTTGAAAGAAGTCATTTCAACCTCTCAATTGACGCCACAAATTGTTATTCAGCCGAAGGTACTGTTAGCTCTAGGCGGGCTCGGGGTTTTGTCTTTACTGCCGATTCTTTATAAGAGGCTCAGCAAGCGGTAA